The proteins below are encoded in one region of Bremerella sp. P1:
- a CDS encoding IS3 family transposase (programmed frameshift), whose amino-acid sequence MPRRRFTPEQIIQHLREAEVLLSQDKTIAQACKAIGVTEQTYYRWRKEYGGIRTDQAKRLKDLEKENARLKRLLADAELDKAILKEAAFGKLLSPDKRRRIVEHVRDALGRARVSERRACRVLGQPRSTQRRARWIPDDEPRLVREMIELAEQYGRYGYRRITEMLRRKGWQVNHKRIERLWRREGLKVPQRQPKRRRLWLNDGSCVRLRPSRRDEVWSYDFVHHRTHDGRAFRMLTLIDEYTRECLAIDVARQLTSEEVLERLSDLFVRRGVPDFIRSDNGSEFTATKVRDWLERVEVNTLYIEPGSPWENGYIESFNGKLRDELLDREIFDTLLEAKVLIERWRVEYNTVRPHSSLGYRPPAPEAILPGEGASATLQHLPLEEPLKTIT is encoded by the exons ATGCCTAGAAGACGATTCACGCCGGAGCAGATTATCCAGCATCTCCGCGAAGCAGAGGTGCTTCTTTCTCAGGACAAGACGATTGCCCAGGCCTGCAAGGCGATCGGCGTCACGGAGCAGACGTACTACCGTTGGCGGAAGGAGTACGGTGGCATTCGTACGGACCAAGCCAAGCGGTTAAAAGATCTGGAGAAAGAGAACGCTCGACTGAAGAGACTCCTGGCGGATGCCGAGCTTGACAAGGCGATCCTTAAGGAGGCCGCTT TCGGGAAACTTCTGAGCCCGGACAAGCGACGGCGAATCGTCGAGCACGTGCGAGACGCCTTGGGACGCGCGCGAGTCTCGGAACGGCGGGCTTGTCGCGTGCTTGGGCAGCCGCGTTCCACGCAGCGCCGTGCTCGCTGGATTCCCGATGACGAACCTCGCCTGGTCCGGGAGATGATTGAGCTGGCCGAACAGTACGGTCGCTACGGCTATCGGCGAATTACCGAGATGTTGCGACGGAAAGGTTGGCAGGTGAACCATAAACGCATCGAGCGACTATGGCGTCGTGAAGGGCTGAAAGTACCGCAAAGGCAGCCTAAACGACGTCGCCTGTGGTTGAACGATGGTTCGTGTGTTCGCCTGCGGCCAAGTCGTCGCGATGAGGTCTGGAGCTATGACTTCGTACATCACCGTACGCACGATGGCCGAGCCTTCCGGATGCTGACGCTGATCGATGAATATACACGCGAGTGCCTGGCGATCGACGTCGCCCGTCAGTTAACCAGCGAGGAAGTCTTGGAACGCCTCAGTGACCTGTTCGTTCGACGCGGCGTGCCTGACTTCATCCGGAGCGATAATGGCTCCGAGTTCACAGCTACAAAGGTCCGTGACTGGTTAGAGCGAGTCGAGGTGAACACCTTGTACATCGAGCCAGGCAGTCCCTGGGAGAATGGCTACATCGAATCATTCAACGGGAAGCTGCGAGATGAACTACTCGATCGAGAGATCTTCGACACGCTACTGGAGGCAAAAGTGTTGATCGAACGGTGGCGAGTCGAGTACAACACGGTACGCCCGCACAGTTCGCTGGGGTACCGCCCACCGGCACCGGAGGCAATTCTTCCAGGGGAAGGTGCTTCCGCTACGCTACAGCACCTTCCCCTGGAAGAACCCTTGAAGACTATCACTTAA
- a CDS encoding AraC family transcriptional regulator codes for MAKQPQSQPVKQEAFFAAISNPIDLLQLFEFLPEVYHYVKDSEGRYMRANRVVCRVVGVESDKEMIGRTDFDFFPPAIAAQYIDEDRRVIESKRPLSDQIWLVPNIKGVPEIYLCNKVPLFDATRRVIGIAGVKRPYRQSIELGSQHGRLMKVVEFVAMHFQDPISVAELAEQVTLSESQLYREFAAQFGITPSCYIREVRIGISRHLLETDEHSMAQIASHCGFCDQSHFSRQFKQSTGMTPLQYRKRFKSH; via the coding sequence ATGGCGAAGCAACCACAATCCCAGCCTGTGAAGCAGGAAGCCTTCTTCGCGGCGATTAGCAACCCGATCGATTTACTGCAGCTTTTTGAGTTTCTGCCCGAGGTTTATCACTACGTGAAAGACTCGGAAGGACGCTACATGCGGGCAAACCGTGTTGTCTGTCGCGTGGTTGGCGTCGAGAGCGACAAAGAGATGATCGGCCGAACCGATTTCGACTTCTTTCCACCTGCCATCGCTGCGCAGTACATCGACGAAGATCGTCGAGTGATCGAATCCAAACGACCTCTCTCTGATCAGATATGGCTTGTGCCCAATATTAAGGGTGTTCCTGAAATCTATCTATGCAACAAGGTGCCTCTATTCGATGCGACGCGTAGGGTCATTGGAATCGCTGGAGTTAAGCGACCTTACCGTCAAAGCATCGAGTTAGGTAGTCAACATGGTCGGCTAATGAAGGTCGTCGAATTTGTCGCAATGCACTTTCAAGATCCAATTTCTGTCGCGGAACTCGCTGAGCAAGTGACCTTATCGGAAAGTCAGCTATATCGCGAATTTGCAGCTCAGTTCGGTATCACGCCCAGTTGCTACATCCGTGAGGTACGCATCGGCATATCGCGACACCTCTTAGAAACGGATGAACACTCGATGGCACAAATTGCAAGCCATTGCGGGTTCTGCGACCAGAGCCACTTTTCTCGGCAGTTCAAACAGTCAACCGGTATGACGCCGCTGCAGTACCGCAAGCGATTCAAGTCTCATTAA
- a CDS encoding GlcG/HbpS family heme-binding protein, whose protein sequence is MNTSEQSKCLSLEAAQAIIVAAKERAAQLETQMNIAVIDRGNNLKAFLRMDGAWLGSIDIAIRKAKTANSFDMPTGAIGALSQPGGPLFSIEHSNDGLITFPGGLPIYSDDGSIIGAIGVSGSTVENDHLVAKAGCENLGPPPATA, encoded by the coding sequence ATGAACACCTCAGAGCAGTCTAAGTGTCTTTCGTTAGAGGCGGCGCAAGCTATAATCGTCGCGGCCAAGGAGAGAGCGGCTCAGCTTGAAACACAAATGAACATCGCCGTCATTGATCGCGGTAACAACCTGAAAGCGTTTCTACGGATGGATGGAGCTTGGTTGGGAAGTATCGATATTGCCATAAGGAAGGCAAAAACAGCGAACTCCTTCGATATGCCGACGGGCGCTATTGGGGCACTTTCACAACCAGGTGGACCACTCTTCAGCATCGAGCACTCCAATGATGGACTGATTACTTTTCCCGGGGGGCTGCCCATCTACTCAGATGACGGCTCAATCATCGGTGCTATTGGCGTTTCTGGTTCGACCGTCGAGAACGATCACCTCGTTGCCAAGGCAGGGTGCGAGAATTTAGGACCGCCCCCTGCAACGGCGTGA
- a CDS encoding transposase: MPRIQFTPEQIIQYLRFAEVLLSQDKTIAQACKAIRITEQTYYHWTKEVW, encoded by the coding sequence ATGCCTCGGATACAATTCACGCCTGAACAGATCATCCAGTACCTCCGCTTCGCGGAGGTACTACTTTCTCAGGACAAGACGATTGCCCAGGCTTGCAAGGCGATCCGTATTACTGAGCAGACATACTACCACTGGACGAAAGAAGTATGGTGA
- a CDS encoding DUF1501 domain-containing protein gives MKQSAKSENGFTALTHYPELPSWNYAVNVIDHALQANRRAFIRQSGLSLGAIALQALAPGLRQPTLAEDMTGGLPNLPHHQPTAKRVIYLFQSGAPSQIELFDHKPRLQEMKKQELPDSIRMGQRLTGMTAGQKKLPIAPSIFKFSQYGQSGTWVSDLLPHTANVIDDLTVIRSMYTEAINHDPAITFFQTGSQLAGRPSIGAWVSYGLGTMNRDLPTYIVLNSRGTGRAAGQPLYDRLWGSGVLPSRYQGVKLRSGNQPVLYLTNPAGCGSKARRQMLDDIRALNLEKHAVTHDPETLTRIEQYELAFRMQTTVPELTDISNEPKHVLEMYGPDVHQPGTYARNCLLARRLIEKDVRFIQLFHIGWDQHDNLPDHLSKQCRDTDQASAALIHDLKQRGLLEDTLVVWGGEFGRTVYSQGQLTDTNYGRDHHPRCFSVWLAGGGVKPGTVYGQTDDFSYNIVENPVHVHDLHATILHCLGIDHRRLSVMYQGLDLKLTGVEEHHPVHEVLI, from the coding sequence ATGAAACAATCTGCAAAGAGTGAAAACGGTTTTACAGCCTTAACACACTACCCCGAACTTCCCTCCTGGAATTATGCCGTGAATGTTATCGACCATGCCCTTCAGGCAAATCGACGAGCTTTTATTCGACAATCGGGATTAAGCTTAGGTGCTATCGCACTTCAGGCTCTCGCTCCTGGTCTGCGACAACCAACGCTTGCCGAAGACATGACTGGAGGGTTACCAAATCTCCCACATCATCAACCAACGGCAAAGCGAGTCATCTATCTATTCCAGTCGGGTGCTCCGTCGCAAATCGAATTATTCGACCACAAGCCTCGACTCCAGGAAATGAAAAAACAAGAATTGCCCGATTCCATTCGGATGGGACAACGTCTTACCGGAATGACCGCAGGCCAGAAGAAACTACCAATTGCGCCATCCATCTTCAAGTTCTCCCAGTATGGACAGAGTGGAACATGGGTGAGTGATTTGTTGCCGCACACAGCAAACGTGATTGATGACTTAACTGTCATTCGATCAATGTACACCGAGGCCATTAACCATGATCCCGCAATCACATTCTTTCAGACAGGTTCCCAGCTTGCTGGCCGCCCCAGTATCGGGGCGTGGGTTTCGTATGGCCTTGGAACGATGAATCGAGACCTCCCAACGTACATCGTACTAAACTCACGAGGAACCGGCCGTGCTGCTGGCCAACCTCTCTATGATCGACTATGGGGAAGCGGTGTGCTTCCATCGCGATACCAGGGTGTCAAACTTCGCAGTGGAAACCAGCCTGTCCTTTACCTGACGAACCCAGCTGGCTGCGGTTCGAAAGCCAGGCGTCAGATGCTCGATGACATTCGAGCTTTGAATCTGGAGAAGCATGCGGTAACTCACGATCCGGAGACTCTCACTCGTATCGAGCAGTACGAATTGGCATTTCGCATGCAAACAACCGTGCCAGAACTAACGGATATTTCAAACGAACCGAAGCACGTATTGGAAATGTATGGCCCCGATGTACATCAACCTGGAACTTATGCTCGAAATTGCCTGTTAGCGCGCCGGCTTATCGAAAAGGATGTACGGTTTATTCAGCTTTTTCACATTGGGTGGGACCAGCATGACAACTTGCCTGACCATCTTTCTAAGCAATGCCGTGATACAGATCAGGCCTCAGCCGCATTGATTCACGATCTGAAGCAGAGAGGGTTACTTGAAGACACTCTTGTGGTCTGGGGAGGAGAGTTTGGACGCACGGTATATTCACAGGGACAACTAACGGATACTAATTACGGACGAGATCACCATCCGCGTTGCTTTAGCGTTTGGCTGGCTGGCGGAGGTGTCAAACCTGGCACAGTCTACGGCCAAACAGACGATTTCAGCTATAACATCGTCGAGAACCCCGTACATGTGCATGACCTTCATGCGACCATCCTGCATTGCCTAGGTATTGATCATCGCCGCTTGTCGGTGATGTATCAGGGACTAGACCTGAAGTTGACCGGAGTAGAAGAACATCACCCTGTACATGAAGTACTGATCTAG
- a CDS encoding DUF1553 domain-containing protein, producing the protein MATHPLHVRLTIALILLIAQASIADEIDFNRDIRPILSDRCLACHGPDANHREGGFRLDQRESAVGVADSGERPIVAGDPDSSELMRRITTSDESSIMPPLDSGKTLSNDEISLLRQWIKSGATWQEHWAYVPPTKQTPPESTNPKWIRNEIDHFVLDKLEAAGLQPSQEASRETLIRRLSFDLIGLPPSLSEIDEFVNDTSDNAYEKLVDRLLQSPHYGERMAVTWLDGARYADTNGYQNDFYRIMWPWRDWVIDSFNSNKPYDQFIIEQIAGDLLPNASQSQRIATGFCRNNRTVTEAGSIAEEWHVENVIDRVETASVVFLGLTMGCARCHDHKYDPITQKEFYEFYAFFNSTADEGFYSEKRGNAGPQVETARPELTEFDARISEARLRLKNMEENQSSKDFILWLESLQDPPKNDFAIASVLEMPLNGSLEVRAEGKDAAFHARMSTEPSKWTPGLLWNALELPGDSNTYVELRDLDDFDRDSSFSISLWIRPEARLGALWSKMDDGAAFRGLDALMHEDGRISVHLIHQWDGNAIKVTTNQALRLREWNHVCVTYDGSSQANGLKIFFDGKAIPATIDVDRLTGSIKTGQQFRLGSRSNSAFVRGHLRQLQIFDRPLQESDVREIIDATLASNLDAQEEIPTNTRKALRHIFNARDNEIGLGREELASLISQKKEYLKETPISTVMVLEELPTPRPTYLLKRGQYDAPDRSSPLSPSVPAFLPPLPEDVVPNRLALAHWIADPANPLTSRVAVNRIWQQLFGSGIVRTSDNFGFQGAPPTHPELLDWLATEFVHSDWDVKAIQKKIVMSATYRQSSNLSPELALRDPENRLLSRAPRYRLQAEFIRNNALAVSGLLSRKIGGASVKPYQPDGLWQELAGGANDGPYVQGSGDDLYRRSLYTYRKRSVPHATTSTFDAPSWEICVVDRARTNTPLQALALLNDTTYVEAARVLATRMIREGGDDVTGQLRFGFRAATGRIPTQKELLQLVSAHDRYIRLFQDDLPAAKAFIRVGASKPSSLIDDVTLAAMAMSASTILNLDETICKE; encoded by the coding sequence ATGGCCACACACCCACTCCATGTACGCCTCACAATTGCTCTAATCTTGCTGATAGCCCAGGCAAGTATCGCAGACGAAATCGATTTCAATCGTGATATCCGCCCTATCCTCAGTGACCGCTGCCTCGCCTGTCACGGCCCGGATGCCAATCATCGTGAAGGTGGATTCCGACTTGACCAAAGAGAGAGTGCAGTTGGTGTCGCAGATTCAGGTGAGCGTCCAATCGTTGCCGGAGATCCGGATTCTAGCGAACTGATGCGCAGAATAACAACCAGCGATGAATCCTCCATCATGCCGCCGCTCGACTCGGGAAAGACACTTTCGAATGACGAAATCTCGCTCTTGCGTCAATGGATCAAGTCTGGAGCAACATGGCAAGAACACTGGGCCTATGTCCCTCCGACGAAACAAACGCCCCCAGAAAGCACCAATCCGAAATGGATTCGTAACGAGATCGACCACTTCGTCCTCGATAAACTCGAAGCTGCGGGATTACAACCATCGCAAGAAGCGTCACGAGAAACATTGATCCGTCGGCTTTCGTTTGACCTGATCGGATTGCCACCCAGCCTGTCAGAAATTGATGAGTTTGTTAACGACACATCAGATAATGCTTACGAAAAGCTCGTAGATCGGTTGCTGCAATCACCGCACTACGGAGAACGAATGGCAGTAACCTGGCTTGACGGTGCGCGGTACGCGGACACGAATGGCTATCAAAATGACTTCTATCGCATCATGTGGCCATGGCGCGATTGGGTAATCGATTCGTTCAACAGCAACAAGCCGTATGATCAATTCATTATCGAGCAAATCGCAGGCGATCTATTGCCTAATGCTTCGCAGTCTCAACGCATAGCAACCGGGTTCTGCCGTAATAATCGCACCGTTACAGAGGCGGGCTCAATTGCTGAGGAGTGGCATGTCGAAAATGTCATCGACCGTGTTGAGACTGCCTCTGTCGTCTTTTTGGGCCTGACGATGGGGTGCGCGCGGTGCCACGACCACAAATACGATCCAATCACTCAGAAAGAGTTCTATGAGTTCTATGCCTTTTTCAATAGCACAGCAGATGAAGGCTTCTATAGCGAGAAGAGGGGAAACGCCGGCCCACAAGTGGAGACAGCACGGCCTGAACTGACCGAGTTCGATGCCAGAATTTCAGAAGCACGCCTCCGCCTGAAAAACATGGAGGAAAACCAATCTTCCAAGGACTTCATTTTATGGCTAGAAAGCCTTCAAGATCCACCGAAAAACGACTTCGCAATAGCCTCTGTACTTGAAATGCCATTGAATGGCAGTTTGGAAGTGAGGGCGGAAGGGAAGGACGCCGCTTTTCATGCGAGGATGAGCACCGAGCCGTCAAAATGGACGCCCGGTTTACTTTGGAATGCTCTCGAATTACCCGGAGATTCCAATACCTACGTCGAACTTCGCGACCTAGATGACTTTGATCGGGACTCTTCGTTTTCGATTTCTCTTTGGATTCGCCCTGAAGCACGTCTAGGAGCCCTATGGAGCAAAATGGACGATGGGGCGGCATTTCGCGGCCTAGACGCATTGATGCATGAAGATGGACGAATTTCAGTCCATCTCATCCATCAATGGGATGGAAATGCAATCAAAGTCACAACCAATCAAGCATTGCGACTTCGTGAATGGAATCATGTATGCGTTACGTATGATGGATCCAGCCAAGCGAACGGGCTAAAGATCTTTTTTGATGGCAAGGCCATTCCTGCAACTATAGACGTTGACCGACTAACCGGAAGCATCAAGACCGGACAACAATTTAGACTGGGGTCAAGGTCCAACTCAGCGTTTGTACGAGGCCACCTGAGGCAATTGCAAATCTTTGATCGGCCACTTCAAGAATCCGATGTTCGAGAAATTATCGATGCAACACTTGCTTCGAATCTTGATGCACAGGAAGAAATACCAACCAACACAAGAAAGGCTCTTCGCCACATCTTCAATGCCCGTGATAACGAGATCGGGCTGGGCCGAGAAGAGTTGGCGTCACTTATCTCGCAAAAGAAGGAATACCTAAAAGAAACGCCCATATCCACCGTTATGGTACTTGAAGAGTTACCTACGCCACGCCCGACCTATCTCCTGAAAAGAGGACAGTACGACGCCCCCGATCGCAGTTCGCCCCTAAGCCCTTCCGTACCGGCATTTCTACCACCACTTCCAGAAGATGTTGTACCGAATCGCCTGGCCCTTGCTCACTGGATTGCCGATCCAGCAAACCCTCTTACATCGAGGGTAGCCGTCAATCGAATTTGGCAGCAGTTGTTTGGAAGTGGAATTGTCCGCACCTCAGATAATTTTGGCTTCCAGGGTGCCCCGCCTACGCATCCGGAACTGCTTGATTGGCTCGCGACGGAATTCGTGCATTCGGATTGGGATGTAAAGGCAATCCAGAAAAAGATTGTCATGAGTGCAACTTATCGACAGTCTTCTAATTTATCACCAGAGTTGGCGTTACGTGATCCCGAAAACCGCCTGCTTTCGCGAGCCCCTCGTTATCGGCTTCAGGCGGAGTTCATTAGGAACAACGCCCTCGCGGTTAGTGGACTCTTATCACGTAAAATCGGCGGTGCATCCGTTAAACCGTACCAACCGGATGGCCTGTGGCAGGAGTTAGCCGGTGGGGCTAATGACGGTCCCTATGTGCAAGGTTCTGGTGACGACCTTTACCGTCGTAGCCTATACACATATCGCAAGCGTAGCGTCCCCCACGCAACAACCAGTACATTTGACGCTCCAAGCTGGGAAATATGCGTCGTGGATCGTGCTCGCACCAATACCCCACTCCAGGCTTTGGCTTTACTCAATGACACGACCTATGTGGAAGCTGCCCGTGTGCTCGCGACGAGGATGATTCGTGAGGGGGGAGATGATGTCACTGGTCAACTGCGGTTTGGTTTTCGGGCAGCAACAGGTCGAATCCCAACACAGAAAGAACTGCTACAGCTTGTGTCCGCACACGACCGCTACATTAGACTCTTCCAAGATGACCTACCTGCAGCCAAAGCTTTTATTCGTGTAGGCGCATCTAAACCCTCATCTTTAATAGATGACGTAACGCTTGCCGCCATGGCTATGTCAGCAAGTACGATTCTAAATTTGGATGAAACAATCTGCAAAGAGTGA
- a CDS encoding DUF1559 domain-containing protein, translating into MKTRHLRGFTLVELLVVIAIIGILIALLLPAVQQAREAARRMSCQNNLKQLGLGLHNYHDTIGRLPINWYGTTPGNNMCVLIGLLPFVEQTALYDGIDLKNNNLTLYQVNGKSVGEYTIVTYQCPSDPGVSNPTSQGMARASYAPSIGAQKMESAAGCNLIAIAGAYPSGLGLDTDNDGEDPFNRGNVRSDYGDQSVSGPFGRGRFVPYSANFRDLTDGLTNTILMGEIRMTCQTFAPWGWAWPDSLWYATTAPINFPTCPSDPRYGSHTCFSNNSSNWNATFGFKSAHPGGCQFAMGDGSVHFLSETLDRLTYARLGDKSDGGVIGEY; encoded by the coding sequence ATGAAGACTCGGCATCTACGCGGGTTCACGCTGGTTGAACTTCTCGTCGTCATCGCAATTATTGGCATCTTGATCGCACTTCTCCTACCCGCAGTCCAGCAGGCGCGAGAGGCAGCACGGCGAATGAGTTGCCAGAACAACCTTAAGCAACTTGGCCTGGGGCTACATAATTACCACGATACAATAGGGCGACTTCCAATAAACTGGTACGGCACAACTCCTGGAAATAATATGTGCGTGCTTATTGGGTTACTCCCTTTCGTTGAACAAACAGCTCTCTATGACGGGATCGATCTGAAAAACAACAACCTGACGCTTTACCAAGTCAATGGAAAATCAGTTGGCGAGTACACGATCGTAACTTACCAATGCCCGAGCGACCCAGGTGTTAGCAACCCCACATCGCAGGGAATGGCTCGTGCCAGTTATGCGCCAAGTATTGGTGCACAGAAAATGGAGTCGGCAGCAGGCTGCAATCTTATAGCTATTGCAGGAGCCTACCCTTCTGGACTTGGCCTCGATACAGACAACGATGGCGAAGACCCGTTTAATCGCGGAAATGTACGATCAGACTACGGCGATCAATCTGTGTCAGGACCTTTTGGGCGTGGTCGATTTGTACCTTATTCGGCGAATTTCCGTGATCTCACTGACGGACTGACAAATACTATCCTCATGGGAGAAATTCGGATGACTTGCCAGACATTCGCACCCTGGGGATGGGCCTGGCCAGACTCACTTTGGTATGCCACGACTGCTCCAATCAACTTCCCGACATGCCCCAGCGATCCTCGTTATGGCTCCCACACCTGCTTCTCCAACAATAGTAGTAACTGGAACGCTACATTCGGGTTTAAGTCAGCACATCCAGGCGGCTGCCAATTTGCGATGGGGGATGGGTCGGTCCACTTTCTAAGCGAGACGCTAGACCGCTTGACCTATGCTCGCCTCGGCGACAAATCAGACGGTGGCGTCATCGGCGAATACTAA
- a CDS encoding DUF1559 domain-containing protein: MTIRHHRGFTLVELLVVIAIIGVLIALLLPAVQQAREAARRMSCQNNLKQLGLALHNYHDVMGRFPMNNLLSNVNTANGNNMSVMIGLLPFIEQSALFDGIDMSSNITLYPVNGKRVCDHVIEAYQCPSDPSVSTRNPSTGAARGSYAPSIGSQKMESAAGCNLLATVGAYPTGLGLDTDGDGEDPFNRGNARSDYGDQAISGPFGRGNISPYSARFADITDGTANTILMGEMRMACQTFAPWGWAWSEGLWYATTAPINFPTCPGDAGYGSNTCFSNASNNWNAIFGFKSAHPGGCQFVLGDGSVHFLPETIDRLTYARLGDKSDGGVIGEF; encoded by the coding sequence ATGACTATTCGACATCATCGAGGCTTTACTCTGGTAGAGCTACTCGTAGTCATTGCAATCATTGGCGTTTTAATTGCGCTTCTACTACCTGCTGTCCAGCAGGCGCGCGAGGCAGCACGTCGAATGAGCTGCCAGAACAACCTAAAACAACTAGGCCTAGCGCTTCATAACTACCACGATGTTATGGGGCGGTTTCCGATGAATAACTTGCTAAGCAACGTTAACACGGCAAATGGAAATAACATGTCCGTCATGATTGGGCTGCTTCCGTTCATCGAACAGTCTGCATTGTTCGATGGAATCGACATGAGCTCTAATATCACCCTGTACCCCGTTAATGGAAAGCGTGTATGCGACCATGTCATCGAAGCTTACCAATGCCCAAGTGATCCAAGCGTAAGCACACGCAATCCATCAACTGGCGCGGCACGAGGCAGCTATGCCCCAAGCATTGGTTCGCAAAAAATGGAGTCCGCTGCTGGCTGCAACCTCCTGGCAACTGTCGGAGCGTATCCGACTGGCCTAGGTCTCGACACCGACGGAGATGGCGAAGATCCTTTTAATCGCGGTAACGCCAGATCAGATTATGGGGACCAAGCAATCTCAGGCCCATTTGGTCGAGGCAATATCTCTCCATACTCGGCTAGATTCGCTGATATTACTGACGGGACGGCAAACACGATCCTGATGGGTGAAATGAGAATGGCATGCCAAACTTTTGCCCCCTGGGGATGGGCTTGGTCGGAAGGGCTCTGGTATGCGACTACCGCCCCCATCAATTTTCCGACTTGCCCAGGTGATGCAGGTTACGGATCAAATACCTGCTTCTCCAATGCCAGCAACAATTGGAACGCCATATTTGGATTCAAATCTGCTCACCCTGGTGGCTGCCAGTTTGTGCTAGGAGATGGGTCAGTTCACTTCCTTCCGGAAACAATTGACCGATTGACCTATGCCCGCTTAGGTGACAAGTCGGACGGCGGCGTTATTGGCGAATTCTGA
- a CDS encoding sigma-70 family RNA polymerase sigma factor, with product MNDNNIETPDFLLEEDIENPQFVTCFSRDHRRIFAFIFTLLPNRTDAEDVFQKTSLILWQKFDEFEQDRDFCAWACGIAQFTVRNYLRVSGRHRLCFSNDLISSIADERVKRQRRSDERTEALERCMGKLNLEDQDLVRMAYSEDHSIKDIAEQMERAVQTLYNRLNKIRRRLVECIDSTLDLAKENE from the coding sequence GTGAATGACAACAACATCGAGACCCCCGATTTTCTCCTCGAGGAGGATATAGAGAACCCACAATTTGTCACGTGCTTTTCTCGCGACCACCGTAGAATTTTCGCCTTTATCTTTACCCTGCTTCCCAACCGGACTGACGCTGAAGACGTGTTCCAAAAGACGAGTCTAATTTTGTGGCAGAAGTTTGATGAATTCGAACAAGATCGTGACTTTTGTGCGTGGGCATGCGGAATTGCCCAGTTTACGGTCCGCAACTACCTCCGTGTATCAGGAAGACATCGACTGTGCTTTAGCAACGACCTGATTTCTAGCATTGCCGATGAGCGAGTGAAACGTCAACGCCGAAGCGACGAACGGACCGAGGCACTTGAACGGTGCATGGGCAAACTCAACCTGGAAGACCAAGACCTGGTTCGTATGGCCTACAGTGAAGACCATTCGATTAAAGATATCGCAGAACAGATGGAACGGGCAGTTCAAACGCTTTACAACCGCTTGAACAAAATCCGTCGCAGACTAGTTGAATGCATCGACAGCACGCTCGACCTGGCAAAAGAAAATGAGTGA